Genomic window (Deinococcus yavapaiensis KR-236):
GAAACATACGCGTACCGCGCCGCGCCCGGACGTGGTCTCGACGAACGCCGCGGGCAATCCTGGAGGGCAGACGGACGTCGAGCGTTCGCACTTGCTCGAGGCGCTTGACTTGGTGCGGGAAATGGGACATCCAGGATGGACGGCAGTGGTGGAAGCGGCGTTGAACGGGCAGTATGTCTCCCCCGTCTTCAATTTCGAACAGTAACGTCCTCAATGGACGCGGTGAGGTCAAGAGAAAGCTTACGGTGCATGGTGGTTCAAAAGGCCCCTGAAAGCTTGCGCATCAAGAAGGAACAAGGAGGGAGCGATTGCTTGTCCACTTGGGGTATACCCCAAGTGGTCAGTCCGCGCCTATCTTCCCAGTCGGGTGCCTGGAATCATGCGGTCAACGTTGAAGTCTTGCTGGTTGCACGGTACGGCCCCTGGCACGCTGGCACGGAGGGGCGGGCGTTTCAGCTTCTTGCCCGCGGCGAGCTGCTGCCAGTACCCGCGGGGCGGCTTGGGAATGTTGCGCGATCGGCACCACTTGGCGATGGTCACGTCGGACACGCCGAACTCCGCGACGAGTTGCGCGGCCGGAGTGGTCCAAACGCGTTCGTACAACTCCTGACGCGAGGGGGGCGTTGGGCAGCGCGGGCGAAGGACGCGGGCACGAAGTCGTTGGACATGCCGTTCTCCTGACGCGCCGCGCTGTGGTCGCGCCCGTGTGGAACGGCGCGAAGTGATGGGCGGCGCGCTACCGGTACTGTGACACGTTTCCTGGGCCAGGGTGGATGGGTTGAGGTGGCCACTCTTGGAAGCAGGCCGAAGGTTGTCCTTCAAGAATTGCGCGTTACGCTCCTGACGTATTCGTCCTGGGTGTGTTACACAAAGGTATGAGCGGGTATGAGTGGCACATGCTGCGCCTCGACGACACCGAAGACACCGACCGCGGCGGCAGCACCGACCGCCTTGACACCACCATCGCGCTCTGCGAGCACCTCGCCGGCGAAGCCCTCGAATGGGAACGCGTCTCCCCGACGATCCTGCACGCCTGGTCCACCTCGAAACGCTCGTCATTCCTCGTGCGGCGCCGCACGCTGGTCGCGTAATGTGCGGCCGCCTCACCGAATCGATCACCCGCGCCGACTTCATGCGCTTCTTCGGCATGGAAAAGCCGGGCGACCTCCCACCGCGCTTCAACGTCGCACCCACCCAACACGTCGTCATCATCACGCACCACCCGCACGGCCGTGCAGCCACCCTCGCCCGCTGGGGATTGATACCTCCCGACCTCACGCCGGACGACGCGAAGCGCTTGTCACTGTTCAACGCCCGCCGTGAAACGCTCTTGACGAAGCGCCCGTTCAGCCGTCCGTTTCGACGAAGGCGCTGCCTCGTGCCCGTGTCCGGCCTGTACGAATGGCACGACGGGCAACCGTTCCACGTGCGCCGCAAAGACGGCAAACCCCTCGTGCTGGCCGGCCTGTGGGAATCGGCGTTCGGCGATGAAGGCGAACTGTTGAGTTGCACGGTCATCACTACGACGCCGAACGCGGACCTCACGGCGTTGCACGACCGCATGCCGGTGATGCTCTTGTCGAAGGACTGGGACGCGTGGCTCGACCCGGCCACGCCCCTCTCGGACGCCGAGCGTCTGCTCGAACCGTTCGCGGCGGGGGTGCTCGACGTGTACGCGGTGTCGAAAGACGTCGGCAACGTTCGTAATGAAGGCGCGCACCTCGTCGAGCGGCTGCCTGGCAACGCTGCTACCCCCAGTTGACGCGGGTTCTTTAGTGCAGGCGGGCGTGCACGCCGTCCGCCGCGAGGATCTCGGCTTTCACGAAGGCGAGCGGGAGGTCATCCATCAACAGGGGCAGCAGCAAGCCGACGTGCCGCTGGGCACGCTCGACGCCCAGGTCGTCGAGGAAGGCGGCGAGTTCACTCGCGTCGAGCCTTCGAGCGGAGGAGGGCAGCGCGAGGGCGGTTTGCAGGCGGTCGAGCAAGTCCGTTATCACGGCCGCATTCTGGCGGTTGAACCTGAAGCTCAGGAAAAACCGGACGTGTGCACGGGGGGTGCATAGACGTTGCGTATCGGCGCATCGCGCGGTAGAATATTCAGCATCAAGGTCGGCCGAGGGGCCGGTTTTTTCGTTTATGGCGAGCGAACGCTACCGACGCGTGTGGGATCCCGAGCAGCGCAAACACCGGCGCGTGCACCGCCTCATCGCCGAGCAAACGACCGGGCGCGCCCTGCAGCCCGGCGAAGTCGTTCACCATCGTGACGGCGACCGCGGGAACAACGACCCGGAGAACCTGCGGATTTTGCCGTCGCAACGGCATCACATGGCGCTCGAGCACGTGGAACGCAAACGCAAACGCGGGCAAGAACCGTTGTTCGACGACGACACCTTCCTCGCGTGACGCTCACCGCGCCTCGACGTCCACGACGATCGGCGTGAATGCCAACTCGTTGCGCTCGTCGCACAGCGCGGCGTTCACGAAGCACGTGCCGTCCTCCTCGAGCCAGCCGTGACCCACGTGAAGATGCCCGAACACGTGCACTCGCGGTCGGACAACCTTCACGCGTTCGCGCAGCAGCGGGCACCCCACGGACGCGCTGTCATCCTCAAGTCGATCGAGGACGCCCAACGGTGGGCCGTGCGTCACCAGCACGTCCACGTGGGTGGGAACGCGCTTCCAGTGCGCGCCGATCTCCCACGCCTCCCGGTTGAACGCCCACGCCATGAACGACGGCGTGACGGGACTGCCCCAGAAGCGAAGGCTGAAGCACGCTCGCGCCCGAGTCCTGCAAGTACGTAACGTTTCCCAGCACCAACGATCGCGCGAGGGTTGGGTGCCGCTCGAAAAACACGTCGTAGTTCCCCGCGATCAGCACTCGCGCTTGAAACTGCGTCTGCGCGCCGAACCACTTCAAG
Coding sequences:
- a CDS encoding SOS response-associated peptidase translates to MCGRLTESITRADFMRFFGMEKPGDLPPRFNVAPTQHVVIITHHPHGRAATLARWGLIPPDLTPDDAKRLSLFNARRETLLTKRPFSRPFRRRRCLVPVSGLYEWHDGQPFHVRRKDGKPLVLAGLWESAFGDEGELLSCTVITTTPNADLTALHDRMPVMLLSKDWDAWLDPATPLSDAERLLEPFAAGVLDVYAVSKDVGNVRNEGAHLVERLPGNAATPS
- a CDS encoding HNH endonuclease signature motif containing protein; this translates as MASERYRRVWDPEQRKHRRVHRLIAEQTTGRALQPGEVVHHRDGDRGNNDPENLRILPSQRHHMALEHVERKRKRGQEPLFDDDTFLA